One genomic segment of Brevibacillus laterosporus LMG 15441 includes these proteins:
- a CDS encoding DUF3343 domain-containing protein — protein sequence MENTVLIAFDSTQQALRAEMLLEYEDIEIDTRPTPKEITAGCALSIEFPSESFERALAIITSQHVVIRGFFHYENGTYVEIGL from the coding sequence ATGGAAAATACCGTCTTGATCGCTTTTGATTCAACACAGCAAGCATTACGGGCAGAAATGTTATTAGAATATGAGGATATCGAAATTGATACCCGACCGACGCCTAAGGAAATTACGGCTGGATGTGCACTATCTATTGAATTTCCCAGCGAATCATTTGAACGCGCACTGGCTATCATCACTTCACAGCACGTAGTCATACGTGGGTTTTTTCATTATGAAAATGGAACTTACGTAGAGATAGGTTTGTAA
- the yyaC gene encoding spore protease YyaC, translating to MKRFEENRDVSYPPFRVDHTHESATRNLSEHLYERFLQKSADQDLVVLCIGTDRSTGDALGPLVGSRLHTYFLDDIFVYGTLESPVHAVNLADQIALITEKHPNALIVAIDACLGQYQHVGYINVVDGPVKPGAGVKKELPAVGHFHITGIVNVGGFMEYFVLQNTRLHVVVSMADIIASAIHKATAQLFSPFDYTYKDIPFIRDGS from the coding sequence ATGAAACGATTTGAAGAGAATCGGGATGTTTCTTATCCTCCCTTTAGGGTTGACCACACGCATGAGTCAGCTACGAGAAACTTGTCTGAGCATCTTTATGAACGCTTCCTCCAAAAGTCAGCAGATCAGGATCTAGTAGTCCTATGCATCGGAACAGATCGCTCTACCGGTGATGCTTTAGGTCCTTTGGTTGGCTCTCGACTACACACATATTTTCTTGACGATATTTTCGTATATGGGACACTTGAATCACCTGTGCATGCCGTTAATCTTGCGGATCAGATCGCGCTGATAACAGAAAAGCATCCTAATGCTCTCATCGTAGCCATTGATGCTTGTCTAGGGCAATACCAGCATGTAGGATATATTAACGTCGTTGATGGTCCAGTGAAACCAGGAGCTGGAGTAAAAAAAGAGTTACCCGCTGTTGGGCACTTCCATATCACCGGAATTGTCAACGTAGGTGGCTTTATGGAGTATTTCGTCCTACAAAACACTCGGCTACATGTTGTAGTCAGTATGGCTGATATTATTGCCTCAGCTATTCACAAAGCAACAGCTCAATTGTTTTCCCCGTTTGATTACACATATAAGGATATACCGTTTATACGAGACGGTAGTTGA